The Alnus glutinosa chromosome 8, dhAlnGlut1.1, whole genome shotgun sequence DNA segment GGGGCTGGGGTTTACATTTGCGACGTGGGGTTCAGAGGGGCTATACGCCTTCTTTGCTTGGGGAATATGCGATGTGGGGTTCAAATCCGTGTTATTTTGACATGCTTCTCAATCTGCATCATTTTCTTTAGACGCGTCTAAACCGTTGATAGTGTTTCAATCTACGGCTAAGGGTGTTTATCCGTGTCATTTGAATACTTATGAATTTCTATACGATTTGAaacaaaccgtctagaaatggaaattttcagacggtttgtTCCAAACCGtttgtaaatttatagacgggttggaaaaaaccgtctgaaaatttacatttctggacggttttttttaaaccgtccataattaatttttttttttaatccatgcTATTTttgtcaccatttttttttaatatcaataattctagacggtttgaaaaaaaccgtccggaaatgtaaattttcagacggttttctccatttccagacggtttttttcaaaCTGTCCTtaaatttatggacggtttactcaaaccgtccatatatatttatttagagACGGTTGTTTAAAaaccatttataaaattttaattctaaatGGTTTTAGAAAccgactaaaaaaaaaaccattcataattgtcttttctttttctttttttttaagtgagaCCAGAACACGTTCTTGGCAAAATCTTCATGTGAACGGGTTAGGTACTGATCAGTTTTAGGTAGGGAGGGCAGAACCGCAGAATTTTTGtcaactttttgattttttttttttttttaagcaagaatagggttttttttttatagttaatttgtttaaattacAATCAATTTGAACAGCTAATTGAGAGACGACAGTGACGAGATTCAACTACCTAAGCACAATACAGGCAGCATGCAATGGACTCTATCTAATTAAATTCTCTCTCATTTATTGCTCGGACAGTCTACAATTCGATCATAAATTGCAACGAATTTCAAACCGAATTGGCACTACATTTTGCTTAGCAGAAGATTGAAGTAAAGAACGTCACCAAAAATTGCAACGAATTTCAAACCTAATTGGCACTACATTTTGCTTAGCAGAAGATTGAAGTAAAGAACGTCACCAAAAATTGCAACGAATTCCAAACCTAATTGGCACTACATTTTGCTTAGCAGAAGATTGAAGTAAAGAACGTCACCCTCGATCGATACGGCCCTTTCAAGCATCATATCACTCTTTAACTCTTATACGAAGTCAAAGTTATCATGAAGCCCAAGTTTTCAAGTTCCAACCTTGAAGCTTAATTCGAATGATACCATAAGAATTATTGTCCACACAGCAAAGTAAAATGAAAGATACACTACATTagggtcaacaaaaatcattatttatatgaataaaaaaagaataaaaaagaaagtatgAAAGAAGTTGtatttaattctgattttattatatttaatgaaaaaaaaaatcaaatatcttactatatattctaacacatccatctttttcaaaaaaaaaaatacacatccATCTTGTCTATAAAAGCTTCAAGCTCTTTAGAAAAGAAGCATAAACATTGAGTGGTCGGGCAGTTTAGGTTCTGTGTAAAAGTGATGGCGATGATGAATGTTGAAATAATCTCCAGGGAAATAATCAAACCATCATCTCCAACACCCCATGACCTTAGAAACCACAAACGTTCCTTCCTAGACCAACTTGCACCCACCACTTATATTCCTATCATCCTTTTTTATCAACCCAAGATTAATGGCCATCACGTTGATCATCAAGACCAAAGATCTTCTCGGCTTAAAAAGTCTCTAGAACAAACCCTCAACCGCTTCTACCCTTTGGCGGGAAGCGTCAAAGAAGACCACTCCATCGACTGCAACGATGAGGGGGTCAAGTATTACGAAGCTCAAGTTGCGTGTAACTTATCACAAGTTCTCCAACACATCAATGTCGAAGCCTTGAACAAGTTTCTGCCATATGAACCCTATCGCATTAAAGGCGCTAAACCTGGAAGCCGTGAAGTTCTCTTGGCTGTCCAATATAATATGTTTGACTGTGGCGGAGTAGCCATTGGTGTGTGTGTTTCACACAGGATCGCAGATGGAGCTTCAGCCACAACATTTCTTGGAGCCTGGAGCGCTACCTCTCGTGGAGATCATGTACTTGAAGCTGTCTGTCCAAATTTTGATGCGGCCAAGTACTTCTCACCGAAAGATATACCTTGGGGCTTGGGAGACATAGGAGTCACAAAGGAAAACATCGTAACAAGAAGATTGGTGTTCGACAAATCCAGCATAGTAGCTTTGAAGGAAAAGGCCTCCTCAGCAGCGAGTTTTTCACAAGTGAAGTTCCCAACGCGTGTGGAGGCAGTTTCAGCGTTCATATGGAAAAGTCTAATGGCGATATCCAAATCAAAACCAGCACCAGCAAGAGTGCATGCAGCAGTTCATGCGGTGAACATACGGCAGAGGATGGCCCCTCCCATGCCAACGCATTCTTTTGGGAATCTTTGGTACTTCGCTGCGGCTATAATATCACCACATGATGAGCTTGATCATGATCATGATAGTAATTGTACTCTGGCGACCAAGCTAAGTAAGGCAATAAAAGGAATCGACGGTGATTACGTGAAGAAACTACAGAGCGATGCGATTCCGGATTCGCTCACAAAGAAAGT contains these protein-coding regions:
- the LOC133875393 gene encoding stemmadenine O-acetyltransferase-like; the encoded protein is MAMMNVEIISREIIKPSSPTPHDLRNHKRSFLDQLAPTTYIPIILFYQPKINGHHVDHQDQRSSRLKKSLEQTLNRFYPLAGSVKEDHSIDCNDEGVKYYEAQVACNLSQVLQHINVEALNKFLPYEPYRIKGAKPGSREVLLAVQYNMFDCGGVAIGVCVSHRIADGASATTFLGAWSATSRGDHVLEAVCPNFDAAKYFSPKDIPWGLGDIGVTKENIVTRRLVFDKSSIVALKEKASSAASFSQVKFPTRVEAVSAFIWKSLMAISKSKPAPARVHAAVHAVNIRQRMAPPMPTHSFGNLWYFAAAIISPHDELDHDHDSNCTLATKLSKAIKGIDGDYVKKLQSDAIPDSLTKKVGLSSKLGDVESYRFTSWCRFALYKTDFGWGEPTWVCCPSMPFKNLVVLTSTRDGDGMEAFVNILEEDAVVFDSDKELLPFVSWTINI